In a genomic window of Bacillota bacterium:
- a CDS encoding MTAP family purine nucleoside phosphorylase has protein sequence MQQDRNAGGVGAGDAGREKPCPYPGGIEGEQEQTGGRERGFLQADLAFIGGSGTFALDFPEDLEFSGVRVLARGLVVETPFGPSPALKLFSLPTSPPRLVITAKMHGRLPGVSWGDASRRLFWVFREAGVKKIVAEGGVGSVNPLLDPLDLVIPTDYLDFSLRRDVSLGEDFLCIMRQPICPLIHRALAEAARDWTPGRVFPRGTYVATEGRHFESPAEVAMFRQWGGDVVGQTLCPEVYLAREIGACYAGAYLVVNYGEGVVKPWDYGLLKDIFFNQAAPFGNLLLRALMEVPLALSCGCAGLRKPTLLRGENIGRALEKTGDR, from the coding sequence ATGCAGCAGGACCGGAACGCAGGTGGCGTCGGAGCCGGGGATGCGGGAAGAGAAAAGCCCTGTCCTTATCCGGGCGGGATAGAAGGGGAACAGGAGCAAACAGGCGGCAGGGAAAGAGGATTCCTGCAGGCAGATCTGGCCTTCATCGGGGGTTCGGGAACCTTTGCCCTTGATTTCCCCGAAGACCTGGAATTTTCCGGGGTTCGCGTGCTGGCCCGCGGCCTGGTGGTAGAGACTCCCTTTGGCCCGAGCCCGGCCCTGAAGCTGTTTTCCCTCCCCACCAGCCCGCCGCGCCTTGTAATAACGGCAAAAATGCACGGGCGGCTGCCCGGGGTTTCCTGGGGCGATGCCTCCCGGCGTTTGTTTTGGGTTTTCAGGGAGGCCGGTGTGAAGAAAATCGTTGCAGAGGGCGGGGTGGGGAGCGTGAACCCCCTGCTGGATCCCCTCGACCTGGTGATCCCCACGGACTATCTTGACTTTTCCCTGCGCCGGGACGTCAGCCTGGGGGAGGATTTTCTCTGCATCATGCGCCAGCCCATCTGTCCCCTGATCCACCGCGCCCTGGCGGAAGCGGCGCGGGATTGGACCCCGGGCCGGGTCTTCCCCCGCGGCACCTATGTGGCAACCGAGGGGCGCCACTTTGAAAGCCCTGCAGAAGTGGCGATGTTCCGCCAGTGGGGAGGGGACGTGGTCGGGCAGACCCTCTGCCCCGAGGTCTACCTTGCCCGGGAGATCGGGGCCTGTTATGCCGGTGCCTACCTGGTGGTGAACTACGGTGAGGGGGTTGTGAAGCCCTGGGACTACGGGCTTTTGAAAGACATCTTTTTTAACCAGGCGGCTCCCTTCGGAAATCTCCTGCTGCGCGCTTTGATGGAGGTTCCTTTAGCTCTTTCCTGCGGCTGTGCCGGACTCCGGAAGCCCACCTTGCTGCGCGGGGAGAACATCGGACGAGCACTTGAGAAAACGGGGGACCGGTGA
- a CDS encoding carboxymuconolactone decarboxylase family protein, with protein MKPVPPPFVQQIEKRDPELYEAVVKIIELAMTPGALDAKTKTFIALALDAYIGSERGVMALANRARELGATDQEINEVLRIAYYVSGMKTLATSNNAFPQQS; from the coding sequence GTGAAACCGGTACCCCCGCCCTTTGTCCAGCAGATTGAAAAGCGCGACCCGGAACTGTACGAGGCGGTTGTCAAAATCATCGAGCTGGCCATGACCCCTGGGGCCCTGGATGCAAAGACAAAAACCTTTATCGCCCTGGCCCTGGATGCCTATATCGGCTCCGAGCGCGGTGTAATGGCGCTTGCAAACCGCGCCCGCGAGCTGGGAGCAACAGATCAGGAAATCAACGAGGTCCTGCGCATCGCCTACTACGTCTCAGGAATGAAGACCCTCGCCACCAGCAACAACGCCTTTCCCCAGCAGAGCTGA